A genomic region of Leptolyngbya sp. FACHB-261 contains the following coding sequences:
- a CDS encoding mechanosensitive ion channel family protein → MTLNAEVLWELARRSLLALGILIATRVSIRFVHSICERALTRAGVEPTLKKFLIQASEVLTLAVGILTLLPQLGVQSTSLVAVLGTVGLAIGLALQNTLSHFAAGVMLILLRPFEVGDFIEAAGVSGMVDAIGIFSTVLITPDHVKIIVPNNNLFGGVLKNTSALGTRRVDLELNIEQRSIEATIECLQHLMAAHPLVLEQPAPECHVSSLAVGATTLCVRPWCKTEHYNRVRSEIQQQIQQTLSKQPQT, encoded by the coding sequence ATGACCTTGAACGCAGAAGTGCTCTGGGAGCTAGCCCGCAGATCGCTGCTTGCTCTGGGCATTTTGATTGCTACCCGCGTCAGCATTCGCTTTGTCCATTCGATCTGTGAACGAGCCCTGACCCGAGCTGGGGTCGAGCCCACGCTTAAAAAGTTCCTGATCCAAGCCTCTGAGGTGCTGACTCTAGCAGTTGGCATCCTAACCCTGTTACCTCAACTGGGGGTGCAGTCAACCTCGCTAGTAGCGGTTTTGGGGACAGTCGGCCTAGCCATCGGTCTGGCCTTGCAGAACACATTGTCTCACTTCGCGGCTGGCGTGATGTTGATTCTGTTGCGCCCCTTCGAGGTCGGAGACTTCATCGAAGCCGCGGGCGTGAGTGGCATGGTTGATGCCATTGGCATTTTTAGCACCGTCTTGATCACCCCTGACCATGTCAAGATCATCGTGCCCAATAACAATCTGTTTGGGGGGGTACTAAAAAACACCTCAGCCCTCGGCACCCGGCGGGTAGATCTAGAACTCAATATCGAGCAGCGCAGCATTGAGGCGACGATCGAGTGCCTGCAACACTTGATGGCAGCTCACCCACTAGTTCTTGAGCAGCCTGCCCCCGAGTGTCATGTTTCATCGCTGGCAGTCGGAGCTACAACGCTTTGTGTGCGACCTTGGTGTAAAACCGAACACTACAACCGGGTGCGCTCAGAGATTCAGCAGCAGATTCAGCAGACCTTGAGCAAACAGCCCCAGACTTGA
- a CDS encoding ABC transporter ATP-binding protein — MARVALEQVAKRFEAKAASSSNRTVAAVEGLHFEIPDGEFWVLVGPSGCGKSTVLRMIAGLEQPTEGQIYIGNQCVNQVPARQRDVAMVFQNYALYPHMTVAENLAFGLKMRRVASETIAERVHTAAKSLSLLPLLERKPSQLSGGQQQRVALGRAIVRQPQAFLLDEPLSNLDAQLREETRAELKQLHADLGITMIYVTHDQVEAMTLADQLVVLNRGRVQQIGPPQEVYARPANRMIATFLGSPSMNLLQAVYDGEQFQFEDGQSLDCPEHLRLALQSAQGRKLELGIRPEHLHLVSGASEGSSDTLQATVRLVEPLGSETLLRLALSSGQTLNLRVPPTQRQQVGEQLTIRPDPSEIMLFDAATGDRLPTATATA, encoded by the coding sequence ATGGCAAGAGTGGCACTAGAGCAGGTCGCCAAGCGTTTTGAGGCTAAAGCAGCCAGTTCTTCTAACCGCACAGTGGCGGCAGTAGAGGGGCTCCATTTTGAAATTCCAGATGGCGAGTTCTGGGTCTTGGTAGGGCCTTCAGGCTGCGGCAAATCAACGGTGCTACGCATGATTGCAGGCCTAGAGCAACCCACCGAGGGCCAAATCTACATTGGCAACCAGTGCGTCAATCAGGTTCCGGCCCGTCAACGGGACGTAGCTATGGTCTTCCAAAACTATGCGCTCTATCCCCACATGACCGTAGCGGAGAACCTGGCTTTTGGCTTGAAGATGCGCCGGGTCGCTAGCGAAACCATTGCTGAGCGCGTGCACACAGCGGCCAAGTCCCTCAGTCTGTTACCTCTGCTAGAGCGCAAACCATCACAGCTCTCAGGTGGGCAGCAGCAGCGGGTTGCCCTGGGCCGAGCGATTGTGCGGCAGCCCCAGGCTTTTCTGTTGGATGAGCCTCTATCTAACTTGGACGCCCAACTGCGCGAAGAAACTCGGGCTGAACTTAAGCAGCTACATGCCGACTTGGGCATCACCATGATTTATGTGACCCACGACCAGGTCGAAGCCATGACCTTAGCGGATCAGCTCGTGGTGCTTAATCGGGGCCGCGTGCAACAAATTGGCCCACCCCAGGAAGTCTATGCTCGTCCTGCTAATCGGATGATCGCCACTTTTTTGGGCAGCCCCTCTATGAACTTGCTGCAGGCCGTGTATGACGGGGAACAGTTTCAGTTTGAGGATGGGCAAAGCCTGGATTGCCCAGAGCACCTGCGCTTAGCGCTCCAATCAGCCCAAGGCCGCAAACTAGAGTTAGGGATTCGTCCAGAACACCTGCACCTAGTCTCTGGTGCCAGTGAGGGGAGTTCGGACACCCTACAGGCAACCGTGCGGCTAGTAGAACCTCTCGGCAGCGAGACCCTGCTGCGGCTGGCTCTCAGCAGTGGCCAAACCTTGAACCTCAGAGTGCCCCCCACGCAGCGTCAGCAAGTCGGCGAACAGCTGACCATCCGACCAGACCCCTCAGAAATCATGCTGTTTGATGCAGCTACTGGTGACCGTTTGCCAACGGCTACGGCCACTGCTTGA
- a CDS encoding peptidoglycan-binding protein, translating into MEILGYLHAEESYQNSLTNPDVAEAAANCSGLWRALSLVPLSLVLAGPAQAQTAAPRCASDASCRAAQALQANRSTGSGTDSGGGSGGGGPSSPFSFLSNCQGFLSGRGTGNSTSTARAVPRDVPTQAGNQTAQSRAEVVALQTNLRRLGYYLAPIDGLYGSATEAAVFAFQRDNNLAASGTAGPTTQAQIANAVARLNAQTATPVPVVVNPVVQPVVLQPVATQTSVVQAGQRQLVAPAATITSRLALNDQGAEVANLQLRLSRQDFYRGDVDGIFGPGTLRAVLEAQRFYGLHVDGVAGTETISVL; encoded by the coding sequence ATGGAAATTCTGGGTTATTTGCACGCAGAAGAAAGCTATCAAAACAGCCTGACCAACCCGGATGTGGCTGAGGCAGCAGCCAATTGCTCTGGCCTTTGGCGTGCCTTGAGTTTGGTGCCTTTAAGCCTGGTGTTGGCAGGACCGGCTCAGGCTCAAACCGCAGCCCCTCGCTGTGCCAGTGACGCTAGCTGTCGAGCCGCACAGGCGCTTCAAGCTAACCGTTCGACGGGGTCGGGAACTGATAGTGGTGGTGGCAGTGGTGGCGGTGGCCCTAGTTCGCCCTTCAGCTTCTTGAGCAATTGTCAGGGTTTCCTCAGTGGCCGGGGAACGGGCAATAGTACCAGTACAGCCCGAGCGGTTCCCCGTGATGTCCCTACCCAAGCGGGAAACCAGACGGCGCAATCGAGAGCGGAGGTTGTCGCTCTGCAAACCAACCTCAGGCGATTGGGCTATTACTTAGCCCCGATCGACGGCCTCTACGGCTCAGCCACTGAGGCTGCTGTGTTTGCTTTTCAACGTGATAACAATCTTGCTGCCAGTGGTACGGCGGGACCAACCACTCAGGCCCAAATTGCCAACGCTGTTGCCCGCCTCAACGCGCAGACTGCTACTCCGGTGCCTGTGGTCGTAAACCCAGTTGTCCAGCCCGTAGTCTTGCAGCCCGTTGCCACTCAAACCTCAGTCGTTCAGGCGGGACAACGCCAGTTGGTTGCACCTGCGGCCACGATCACATCTAGGTTGGCGCTGAACGACCAGGGGGCCGAAGTGGCTAACTTACAGTTGCGCCTCAGCCGTCAAGACTTCTACCGTGGCGATGTCGATGGCATCTTTGGACCGGGGACGCTAAGGGCAGTTCTGGAGGCACAGCGCTTCTATGGCCTGCACGTCGATGGTGTGGCGGGTACAGAAACGATTTCTGTGCTCTAA
- a CDS encoding AAA family ATPase yields the protein MNQALPPLIRQMLATGFYDHEVTEPVELIQTHISYILLVGPYAYKVKKPMNFGFLDFTTLEQRRHFCEEELRLNRRAAPNLYLKVLPLTQTGEQFHLDGPGQPVEYALKMRRFPQESLLSHLFERGELTEQHFMNLAEVVAKFHAQTQTNDYIRSFGKVEQIRKAFDENYQQSEKYIGGPQTQDQFDQTKAYTDRFFAEQQDLFVQRVQNDRLRECHGDLHLRNICLWQDEILLFDCIEFNEDFRFVDVMFDLAYAVMDCDARQRLDLGNAYLNTYLEQTGDWEGLQVLPIYLNRQAYVRAKVASFLLDDPAIPATVKAEAEQTATAYYRLAWQYTQAKQGRLILMSGLSGSGKSTTARQLARQLGAIHIRSDAVRKHLGGIALTQRGGPELYTPEMTQKTYERLRDLGLLLANQGYTVILDAKYDRQALRQAVLDKVGSLPVTILHCTASRPELERRLHQRQGDIADATADLLGQQQAAAEPFTAAERVWVRSLNTEVPIDYETLAHSL from the coding sequence ATGAATCAAGCGTTGCCACCGTTGATTCGGCAGATGCTTGCGACGGGGTTCTATGACCACGAAGTGACAGAGCCGGTCGAACTGATTCAGACCCATATCTCCTATATTCTTCTGGTTGGCCCCTACGCCTATAAAGTCAAAAAGCCAATGAACTTTGGCTTTCTAGACTTCACGACTCTCGAACAGCGACGGCACTTTTGCGAAGAAGAGCTGCGGCTGAACCGGCGAGCAGCTCCCAATCTTTATCTCAAGGTTTTACCGCTCACGCAAACCGGTGAGCAATTTCATCTGGACGGGCCTGGCCAACCGGTGGAATACGCACTCAAAATGCGCCGGTTTCCTCAAGAAAGCCTGTTAAGTCACTTATTCGAACGGGGTGAGCTGACCGAGCAACATTTTATGAATTTGGCAGAAGTTGTTGCCAAGTTTCATGCTCAAACCCAGACCAACGATTACATTCGTAGCTTTGGCAAGGTCGAGCAGATCCGCAAAGCCTTCGATGAGAATTATCAGCAGTCTGAGAAATATATCGGCGGTCCACAAACGCAAGACCAGTTCGACCAAACTAAAGCTTATACAGACCGCTTTTTTGCCGAACAACAAGATTTATTTGTGCAACGGGTGCAAAACGACCGCCTTCGTGAGTGTCACGGCGACTTGCACTTGCGCAACATTTGTCTGTGGCAGGACGAAATCCTGCTGTTCGATTGCATTGAATTCAACGAGGATTTCCGCTTCGTTGATGTCATGTTTGACCTTGCCTATGCCGTCATGGATTGTGACGCTCGCCAGCGCTTGGATTTAGGCAATGCTTACCTAAACACGTATCTCGAGCAAACGGGCGATTGGGAAGGGCTGCAAGTGCTGCCCATTTACCTAAACCGGCAAGCTTACGTGCGGGCAAAAGTGGCCTCATTTCTACTGGATGACCCTGCCATCCCAGCCACGGTCAAAGCGGAAGCAGAACAGACTGCCACCGCCTACTATCGCTTAGCTTGGCAATATACCCAAGCGAAACAGGGCCGCTTGATTTTGATGTCTGGCCTGTCTGGATCTGGCAAAAGCACCACCGCTCGCCAGCTTGCTCGCCAGTTGGGAGCCATCCACATCCGTTCAGATGCAGTGCGCAAACATCTCGGCGGCATTGCCCTGACGCAACGGGGTGGGCCCGAACTCTACACGCCAGAGATGACCCAGAAGACCTATGAACGGTTGCGAGATTTGGGTTTGCTACTAGCTAACCAGGGCTACACCGTAATTTTGGATGCCAAGTACGACCGTCAAGCGCTACGGCAGGCTGTCCTGGATAAAGTTGGCTCCTTGCCAGTCACTATCCTGCACTGCACTGCTTCACGACCAGAATTAGAGCGACGCCTACACCAGCGTCAGGGCGATATTGCTGACGCAACGGCTGATTTGCTAGGCCAGCAGCAGGCTGCCGCTGAACCCTTCACGGCAGCCGAACGAGTTTGGGTGCGTAGCCTCAATACCGAAGTGCCAATAGATTATGAGACCCTCGCCCATAGCTTATGA
- a CDS encoding adenylosuccinate synthase: MANVIVIGAQWGDEGKGKITDLLSRSADVVVRYQGGVNAGHTVVVNDRTFKLHLIPSGILYPETECLIGSGTVIDPQVLIGELDQLEKLGISAANLYISETAHVTMPYHRLIDRASEDQRGSHKIGTTGRGIGPTYADKSERIGVRVLDLMDAEGFRDLMHRIVPQKNTILERLYGLPPLDAEEVITQYLAYADRLRPHVIDCSLKIHDAVKRRRNILFEGAQGTLLDLDHGTYPYVTSSNPVAGGACVGAGVGPTIIDRVIGVAKAYTTRVGEGPFPTELQGEMGEVLCQRGAEFGTTTGRRRRCGWFDSVIGRYAVRINGLDCLAITKMDVLDELEEIQVCVAYDIDGVQVRDFPSNGRAFARCQPIYKTLPGWKQPTGDCRSLQDLPQAALNYLQFLAELMEVPIAIVSLGASRGQTIIVEDPIHGPKRGLLHADLTEAIRSAS, encoded by the coding sequence TTGGCAAACGTTATTGTGATCGGAGCCCAATGGGGCGACGAGGGGAAAGGCAAAATTACCGACCTGCTCAGCCGCTCCGCCGACGTGGTGGTGCGCTATCAGGGGGGGGTCAACGCCGGTCACACGGTTGTGGTGAATGATCGCACTTTTAAGCTGCATCTCATTCCCTCTGGCATTCTTTATCCTGAGACCGAGTGTTTAATTGGCAGCGGCACCGTCATTGACCCTCAGGTGTTGATCGGTGAGTTAGACCAGCTAGAAAAGCTGGGAATCAGCGCAGCCAATCTATACATCTCTGAGACTGCCCATGTCACCATGCCTTACCACCGGCTGATCGACCGGGCCTCTGAGGATCAACGGGGCAGCCACAAAATTGGCACGACCGGACGGGGCATTGGCCCAACCTACGCTGACAAGTCTGAACGGATCGGCGTGCGCGTGCTGGATTTAATGGATGCAGAGGGCTTCCGCGACCTGATGCACCGGATTGTGCCGCAGAAAAACACGATCCTGGAGCGCCTCTACGGGCTGCCACCGCTCGATGCTGAAGAGGTGATCACGCAATATTTGGCCTACGCTGACCGTTTACGGCCCCACGTGATCGACTGCTCCCTCAAGATTCACGATGCGGTTAAGCGCCGTCGCAACATCTTATTTGAGGGGGCCCAGGGCACGCTGCTGGATCTCGACCACGGCACCTATCCCTATGTCACGTCCTCGAACCCGGTGGCGGGGGGAGCCTGTGTTGGTGCTGGCGTCGGTCCTACGATCATTGACCGGGTCATTGGCGTCGCCAAAGCTTATACCACTCGGGTAGGTGAAGGGCCTTTCCCCACTGAGTTGCAGGGAGAGATGGGGGAGGTGCTGTGTCAGCGAGGTGCTGAGTTTGGCACCACCACTGGACGGCGACGGCGTTGTGGCTGGTTCGACTCGGTGATCGGACGTTATGCCGTGCGCATTAATGGCTTAGATTGTCTGGCAATCACTAAGATGGACGTGCTAGACGAGCTAGAAGAGATCCAGGTCTGTGTGGCCTACGATATTGATGGGGTTCAGGTCCGTGACTTCCCCAGCAATGGCCGTGCCTTTGCCCGCTGTCAGCCCATCTACAAAACCCTGCCGGGCTGGAAGCAACCCACGGGCGACTGCCGCAGTTTGCAAGACTTGCCTCAGGCGGCACTCAACTACCTTCAGTTCCTAGCCGAGCTGATGGAAGTGCCGATCGCGATCGTCTCCTTAGGCGCTAGCCGGGGGCAAACGATTATCGTGGAAGATCCCATCCACGGCCCCAAGCGTGGCCTGCTGCACGCTGACCTGACTGAGGCGATCCGGTCTGCATCCTAG
- the rplY gene encoding 50S ribosomal protein L25, whose translation MTITIECQPRPEGSKPRALRREGLVPANLYGHQGTESILLTLPLKTAERLVREARVQKTPVEVKVEGGWSGTVVLQEVQTHPWRGLIYHLSFFAQK comes from the coding sequence ATGACCATCACCATTGAATGCCAACCCCGCCCTGAAGGCAGCAAGCCTCGGGCTCTCCGTCGCGAAGGGCTGGTTCCAGCTAACCTGTACGGACACCAGGGCACTGAATCAATTCTGCTGACCCTGCCTCTCAAAACCGCCGAGCGTCTGGTCCGTGAGGCCAGAGTTCAGAAAACGCCAGTCGAAGTCAAAGTTGAAGGCGGTTGGAGCGGTACCGTAGTGCTGCAAGAGGTGCAAACCCACCCCTGGCGTGGTCTGATCTACCACCTCAGCTTCTTCGCTCAAAAGTAA